Within Terriglobales bacterium, the genomic segment CCTACGCCGCTTGCGACGGCTTTTCAAGCCGGGGCGGCCTTCCCGCCCCCGATCGCCCCGCGCTCTTCAAGCCGCCGGGGCCGCACCGAACTGCTCGCGCAAGGCCCGGATCTGCCCAGCGTGGTGCTCGGCATGCTCGGCGTAGAGCTTGACGAAGTCGGCCAGCGACATCTCCCCGTGCTCCTCGTGCACCGCCTTGTTCTCCCAGGCGGATTCCGGCAGTGACCGCAGCATCACGCCGGTGGTCTTGCGCAGCAGGCGGAAGAGCTTCACCATCTGCTCCGGGGCCTGCTGCTCATAGCCCAGGCGATCGGCCCAGGCATCCTGGTCATAGGCCTTGAGGGCGCTGCCGGGCTGCGCGGCGGTAGTGCGTAACCGGGCCACGCCCACCACCTCGGCGTCGGCCAGATGCGCCGCCAACTGGCGGATGCTCCACTTCCCCGGCGCCGGCTTTCGGTCCAGGACCTCCAGGGGAACATCGCGCAGGGCTTCGGCCACCAGCTTGCCCCCCTTCTCGTAGCGGCGGATGAGTTTGCGGATCTCGGAAGACTTCATGGTTCCTCCGGCGGGCGACGCCTGCTTTGACGGGGCGCGCCGCCCCGGCATACCGTTATACCGCATGGACGACGGCCTGACCACCATCGCCACCTTCCTCGACCTGCTGGAAGCCCAGGTGGCCCGCGGCCTGCTCGAGGTCTCCGGCATCGAGTGCGTGCTGCTGGACGAGTACGCCACCGGCATCCACTGGGCGCACGGCGACTTGGGCGGCATCCGCCTGCAGGTGCGGGAGTCCGAGGCCGAGGCGGCGCGCGCCGTGTTGGCCAGTCCACCGCCGCCTTCTGAGCCGGAGGCGCAGGACATCGAATAGGGTCCGTAACGGGATCAGCCTGAAAACGCGGCTACCGATGGTGTGGCCGCAAGAGCTCCGCCCCCAGACCGACCAGAGCGTAGACGGCGGCATTAGCGAGGAGGAAGCAGTAGTACGCCAGCGGGACGGTCCGCCCAAGTAAGAAGGAAGCCGGGGCGGTGATGGCAACGACGGTCGAGCGTCCCAGCCCAGGGTTGGGCCAGGTGGCCACGGCATAGAGGCCCCAGCCGCCGGCTACCGCCAACCCGCTCAGCGCCCACAGGGCAATTCTCCGCTTCATACGATTTCCCAAGCTCCTCTTGTCCTTGCGATTCTACCACTTCGTCGTAACGTATAATCGGAATCTCGATGAGCTACCAAGTCCTGGCGCGCAAGTACCGGCCGCAGCGTTTCGCCGAGGTGATCGGACAGGAGCACGTCACCCGCACCCTCACCCACGCCCTGGAGCAGCAGCGCATCGCCCACGGCTACATCTTCAGCGGGCACCGCGGCATCGGCAAGACCACGGTGGCGCGCATCCTGGCCATGGCGCTGAACTGCCGCGCCGGTGACCAGCCCCGCCCTGAGCCCTGCGGGAAGTGCGACTCCTGCGTGGAGATCCGCGAGGGCCGCTCGGTGGACGTGCTCGAGATCGACGCCGCCACCAACCGCGGCATCGACGAGATCCGCGAACTGCGCGAGGCCGCCCGCTACCGCCCCGCCCGCGACCGCTTCAAGATCTGGATCCTGGACGAGGCCCACCAGATCACCGACGCCGCCTTCAATGCCCTGCTCAAGACCCTGGAGGAGCCGCCGGCGCACGTGGTCTTCATGCTGGCCACTACGCAGCCCGAAGACATCCCCCAGACCATCCGCTCGCGCTGCCAGCACTTCTCCTTTCACGCGGTGCGTTTCGAGGAGATTGTGGAGCAGTTGCGCGCCATCGCCCGCAAAGAGAAGATCCAGGCGGACGACGACGCGCTGGCCATGCTGGCGGAGGCGGGTGACGGCTCCATGCGCGACGCCCTCTCCATCCTCGATCAAGCCATCGCCGGCTTCGGCGAGAAGCTGACCGCCGCCAACGTGCGCGGGCTGGTGGGCTCCGTCCCCTCCGAGATCCTGGAGGAGATGATGGGAGCGGTCGAACGCAATTCCAGCGAGGAGGTGCTGCGGCAGGTGGACCGCCTGCTCAGCGAGGGCCAGAACCCGGCCTACTTCGCCCGCCAGATGGTGCGCTTCCTGCGCAACGCGGTGGTGGCCAAGGTGGCGGGCAAGGAGTCACCCGTGCTGCAGATCTCCTCCGACGAGCGCGCGCGCGTGGCCCGCGTGGCGGAGAAGTTCTCCGAGGAGGACCTGGCGCGCTTTCTGCAGATCATGCTGCGCACCCATAGCGAATTGGGGTACAAGCAGGAGCAGCGCT encodes:
- a CDS encoding DinB family protein, yielding MKSSEIRKLIRRYEKGGKLVAEALRDVPLEVLDRKPAPGKWSIRQLAAHLADAEVVGVARLRTTAAQPGSALKAYDQDAWADRLGYEQQAPEQMVKLFRLLRKTTGVMLRSLPESAWENKAVHEEHGEMSLADFVKLYAEHAEHHAGQIRALREQFGAAPAA
- a CDS encoding DUF2007 domain-containing protein encodes the protein MVPPAGDACFDGARRPGIPLYRMDDGLTTIATFLDLLEAQVARGLLEVSGIECVLLDEYATGIHWAHGDLGGIRLQVRESEAEAARAVLASPPPPSEPEAQDIE
- the dnaX gene encoding DNA polymerase III subunit gamma/tau encodes the protein MSYQVLARKYRPQRFAEVIGQEHVTRTLTHALEQQRIAHGYIFSGHRGIGKTTVARILAMALNCRAGDQPRPEPCGKCDSCVEIREGRSVDVLEIDAATNRGIDEIRELREAARYRPARDRFKIWILDEAHQITDAAFNALLKTLEEPPAHVVFMLATTQPEDIPQTIRSRCQHFSFHAVRFEEIVEQLRAIARKEKIQADDDALAMLAEAGDGSMRDALSILDQAIAGFGEKLTAANVRGLVGSVPSEILEEMMGAVERNSSEEVLRQVDRLLSEGQNPAYFARQMVRFLRNAVVAKVAGKESPVLQISSDERARVARVAEKFSEEDLARFLQIMLRTHSELGYKQEQRFHLELGLLKLVHAQRLLPMEEILSGAAADRVAQPPSAGAPSPRVSPPPAVVPARPASRSPSPFEADKARKSGLPKPEMSVGATALATAESPAVATQPGVLELREAVLGALEEAGHRMLVTLLERGEWGLEGAEAVVQVKESAGMVEMSMGAEPRRIANAAAAQAAGRPLKLKVVGGAVSNGTNGDTERPPAPATTANGRSRAAQDPVVRRMQDKFGAEIRTVIDHKEKR